The proteins below come from a single Thermomicrobiales bacterium genomic window:
- a CDS encoding metallophosphatase family protein — MSILIVSDIHANLAALEAVLEAAGPVDTIWNLGDTVGYGPYPGECLDAMVDLEPDVMLLGNHDAASVGLLSLDEFNPIARAATMWTTSQLTDEQRNQVAFLPLRATVDGCLCVHGSPRQPIWEYLYSAEVSAANFEVFDEAACFLGHTHVQLWITNDMADAGIDPRLGSDGESIQLDQGRFIINPGSVGQPRDGNPDAAFALFDPDLGVVTFRRVPYDIARTQTAMRDAGLPMQLITRLAAGV; from the coding sequence ATGTCAATTCTGATCGTTTCCGATATTCACGCGAATCTGGCTGCGCTGGAAGCTGTCCTGGAAGCCGCAGGTCCTGTCGACACCATTTGGAATCTGGGCGACACAGTCGGTTACGGACCGTACCCAGGTGAATGTCTCGATGCGATGGTCGATCTCGAACCGGATGTCATGCTGCTCGGCAACCACGATGCGGCTTCAGTGGGCCTGCTCAGCCTCGACGAGTTCAACCCGATCGCTCGCGCCGCCACGATGTGGACCACCAGCCAACTAACAGACGAGCAACGTAACCAGGTTGCGTTCCTTCCGTTGCGCGCCACCGTCGATGGCTGCCTCTGCGTTCATGGCAGTCCCCGGCAACCGATCTGGGAATATCTCTACTCGGCCGAAGTCTCAGCGGCGAACTTTGAAGTGTTCGACGAAGCGGCGTGCTTCCTCGGCCACACGCATGTGCAGTTGTGGATCACCAACGATATGGCGGACGCGGGCATTGACCCTCGTCTGGGTAGCGATGGCGAGTCGATTCAGCTGGATCAGGGACGCTTCATCATCAATCCCGGCTCTGTCGGTCAACCGCGCGATGGCAACCCCGACGCCGCGTTTGCGCTGTTCGATCCAGATTTAGGGGTTGTCACTTTTCGCAGAGTGCCGTATGACATCGCCAGAACACAAACCGCGATGCGCGACGCGGGGCTGCCAATGCAGCTCATCACCCGTTTGGCAGCGGGCGTATGA
- the mnmG gene encoding tRNA uridine-5-carboxymethylaminomethyl(34) synthesis enzyme MnmG, protein MLLTDHGSHHSSYDVVVIGAGHAGCEAALAAARVGASVLVLTPNLDRIGFMPCNPSIGGPAKGHIVAEIDALGGAMAEAIDRTALQIRTLNASKGPAVQALRAQADKTLYSMAMKEALEVQPGIELRQEAARTIQARTSNGQPAVCAVETDFGNVYHCRAAVITAGTFLRGSMISGSWRSNGGRAGEHATQDLAVSIGDVGIQLRRLKTGTPPRIDARTIDFSLTEEQPGSETPLWFSRAGRNGRIERLELPPLSLYPGQSDGWRTQLSCYLVQTNETGHDLIAANAHRSPMFDGTIQGVGPRYCPSIEDKVMRFRDKHSHSLFLEPEGWRTTEVYVQGANTSLPHDVQLEFLRTIPALRDARITRYGYAVEYDAIEPTELTPWFASKRIDGLFLAGQVNGTSGYEEAAGQGLIAGLNAARFVGGLEPVTLRRDQAYLGVMADDLSTQDFVEPYRMLTSRAEHRILLRADTADDRLSQFAHDTGLISDARYREVAEEREARDRVIALMTETFLTQNERITHLLASVGLPPSSRSMTAADYARRPDSRITDLFAALHLLRPAAYDGLHVDDAMLRRIEVDLRYDAYVEKEREQVERLSRMEHTRIPARIDYLSVRGLRNEAREKLAHVRPSTIGQASRIAGVTPADVAVLLVYVRQGTPHELAPAPVAGTAN, encoded by the coding sequence ATGCTGCTGACAGACCATGGATCCCACCATTCATCTTACGATGTCGTCGTTATTGGCGCAGGCCATGCTGGCTGTGAGGCTGCGCTGGCCGCCGCGCGCGTCGGCGCATCAGTCCTTGTCCTCACGCCAAATCTGGATCGCATCGGGTTTATGCCCTGCAATCCATCAATCGGCGGACCGGCCAAGGGACACATCGTCGCTGAGATTGATGCGCTCGGTGGCGCGATGGCCGAGGCCATCGATCGCACTGCGCTTCAGATCCGCACGTTGAACGCCTCGAAGGGCCCTGCTGTTCAGGCACTGCGCGCTCAGGCCGACAAGACGCTCTATTCGATGGCGATGAAGGAAGCGTTGGAAGTCCAGCCGGGTATTGAGCTCCGACAGGAAGCGGCACGCACAATTCAGGCGCGCACCAGCAATGGTCAGCCAGCTGTCTGCGCAGTCGAGACTGACTTCGGCAATGTCTATCACTGCAGGGCGGCGGTCATCACAGCCGGCACCTTCTTGCGTGGCAGCATGATTTCCGGAAGCTGGCGCTCGAACGGTGGGCGGGCTGGCGAGCATGCAACGCAGGACCTGGCGGTTTCGATTGGCGACGTCGGCATCCAGTTACGCCGCCTGAAGACAGGCACTCCGCCACGCATTGATGCGCGAACTATCGACTTTTCGCTGACCGAAGAGCAGCCGGGCTCCGAGACCCCGCTCTGGTTCTCACGTGCCGGTCGCAATGGACGCATTGAGCGACTGGAGCTCCCGCCGCTGTCGCTCTACCCTGGGCAGTCCGACGGTTGGCGAACGCAGTTGTCATGCTATCTGGTGCAAACAAACGAGACCGGGCACGACCTGATCGCTGCGAACGCCCACCGTTCACCGATGTTCGATGGCACGATCCAGGGCGTTGGTCCGCGCTACTGCCCGTCCATCGAAGACAAGGTCATGCGGTTTCGCGACAAGCACAGTCACAGCCTGTTTCTCGAACCTGAAGGCTGGCGTACGACTGAGGTCTACGTCCAGGGTGCCAACACGAGCCTGCCGCACGATGTGCAGCTCGAATTCCTGCGCACGATCCCGGCACTGCGCGACGCCCGCATCACACGCTACGGCTACGCCGTTGAGTACGATGCCATCGAGCCAACCGAGTTGACGCCCTGGTTCGCCTCAAAGCGCATCGACGGCCTCTTTCTCGCTGGCCAGGTCAACGGCACTTCGGGCTACGAAGAGGCAGCAGGGCAGGGACTGATTGCCGGGCTGAACGCGGCGCGGTTCGTTGGTGGACTCGAGCCAGTCACGTTGCGTCGTGACCAGGCCTATCTCGGAGTGATGGCCGACGACCTGTCGACGCAGGATTTCGTTGAGCCATATCGCATGCTGACATCTCGCGCCGAGCATCGCATCCTGCTGCGCGCCGACACTGCCGATGATCGCCTCAGCCAGTTCGCGCACGATACCGGCCTCATTTCAGACGCGCGATACCGCGAGGTGGCAGAAGAGCGCGAAGCTCGCGACCGCGTTATCGCACTGATGACTGAGACGTTTCTGACGCAAAACGAGCGCATCACACACCTGCTTGCATCGGTGGGACTTCCGCCTTCGAGCCGCAGCATGACCGCCGCCGACTATGCGCGTCGCCCCGACTCTCGCATCACTGACCTGTTCGCCGCGCTGCATCTGCTTCGCCCGGCCGCTTACGATGGGTTGCACGTCGATGACGCAATGCTACGGCGGATCGAGGTTGACTTGCGCTACGACGCCTATGTCGAAAAAGAACGGGAGCAGGTCGAACGACTCAGCCGTATGGAGCACACCCGCATTCCCGCAAGGATCGACTACCTGAGCGTTCGCGGTCTGCGCAACGAGGCACGCGAAAAGTTGGCACACGTCCGGCCATCAACCATCGGGCAAGCTAGCCGTATCGCCGGCGTGACGCCAGCCGACGTCGCCGTGCTTCTCGTCTATGTCCGACAGGGAACCCCACACGAGCTAGCACCAGCACCAGTGGCTGGCACCGCCAACTAG
- the secA gene encoding preprotein translocase subunit SecA, which produces MNTLRSIADEVNALEDEYRALSDEELAGISDHFRSQLAAGDELDDILPESFAATREATRRTLGQRHFDVQIMGGVVLHQGKIAEMRTGEGKTQTSALALALNALEGKGCHLVTPNDYLAKRDTQWMGQIYHALGLTVGCIQHDEAFVYDPEYPNEDPRLERLRPVERAEAYNCDITYGTNNEFGFDYLRDNMAPDIRYCVQRDLHYAIVDEVDNILIDEARTPLIISGPGDEAVDRYYQFAQIVRQLRQERHYEIDLKRRSVTLTEDGIDRVEQILEIPDGASIYDDRYQDLTHYLEQALKAQALFHRDKDYMIEDGEVVIVDEFTGRKMAGRRYSEGLHQAIEAKEGVRVQRENVTEATITFQNYFRMYDKLAGMTGTASTEAEEFGNIYGLEVVEVPTNLPIQRLDEDDEVYRTAEEKYRAIVREIKAAAEKGQPTLVGTTSIEKSEFLAGLLRQEVPHSVLNAKQHEREAEIVQFAGEPGRVTIATNMAGRGTDIKLGDGVTDKGGLHIIGTERHESRRIDNQLRGRAGRQGDPGSSRFFLSLEDELMRRFGSGRVAGLMDRLGLEDDQPIEHNMISKSIENAQTKVEGHNFDLRKHVVEYDDVMNKHREVIYANRRRILEGESLHERMLEIIENQVAIVVAAHAEGDEIDDEAIIRGYRSIVPMTSLRMQDIDGLPIEDIEQRLIDDALAHYEAKERDTGEEMMRYLERAVMLSVIDKLWREHLTIMDDMRQGIGLQAYAQKDPLVAYKKEGFDMFEQLLANIDYDTAHKIFYANIQRAPVLAQPRTMVTNQESDGKPQAARKRTKIGRNEPCYCGSGKKFKNCHGAPAAQRVG; this is translated from the coding sequence TTGAACACGCTACGATCGATCGCCGATGAAGTCAACGCGCTTGAAGACGAGTACCGTGCCCTTTCTGATGAGGAGCTGGCCGGAATCTCGGACCACTTCAGATCACAGCTCGCCGCCGGAGATGAGCTCGACGACATCCTGCCGGAGTCGTTCGCAGCAACTCGCGAGGCAACCCGTCGAACACTTGGACAGCGTCACTTCGATGTTCAGATCATGGGCGGCGTCGTCCTGCATCAGGGCAAGATCGCCGAGATGCGCACCGGCGAAGGCAAGACCCAGACATCCGCGCTCGCACTTGCATTGAACGCACTCGAGGGCAAGGGCTGCCACCTGGTAACGCCGAACGACTACCTGGCCAAGCGTGACACGCAGTGGATGGGCCAGATCTACCACGCGCTGGGTCTGACCGTTGGCTGCATCCAGCACGACGAAGCCTTCGTCTACGATCCTGAATACCCGAACGAGGATCCGCGCCTGGAGCGGCTGCGCCCTGTTGAGCGCGCTGAGGCATACAACTGCGACATCACCTACGGGACGAACAACGAGTTCGGCTTCGACTACCTCCGCGACAACATGGCACCCGATATTCGCTATTGCGTTCAGCGTGACCTGCATTACGCGATCGTCGACGAAGTCGACAACATCCTGATCGACGAGGCGCGCACACCGCTCATCATCTCGGGCCCTGGCGACGAAGCGGTTGACCGCTACTACCAGTTCGCTCAGATCGTCCGCCAGCTGCGGCAAGAGCGTCATTACGAGATCGACCTGAAGCGCAGATCGGTGACACTCACCGAAGATGGCATCGACCGGGTCGAGCAGATTCTCGAGATCCCTGACGGCGCAAGTATCTATGACGATCGTTATCAGGATCTCACGCACTACCTCGAGCAGGCCCTCAAGGCCCAGGCGCTCTTCCATCGCGACAAGGACTACATGATCGAGGACGGCGAGGTCGTCATTGTTGACGAGTTCACCGGGCGCAAGATGGCAGGTCGCCGTTATTCCGAGGGACTTCATCAGGCGATTGAGGCCAAGGAAGGCGTTCGTGTCCAGCGCGAAAACGTGACCGAAGCCACCATTACGTTCCAGAACTACTTCCGTATGTACGACAAGCTCGCCGGCATGACCGGAACGGCCTCCACCGAGGCCGAGGAATTCGGCAACATCTACGGCCTGGAAGTCGTGGAGGTGCCCACCAACCTGCCGATCCAGCGTCTCGACGAGGATGACGAGGTCTACCGCACGGCCGAGGAGAAGTACCGGGCCATCGTCCGCGAGATCAAGGCGGCGGCCGAGAAGGGCCAGCCGACCCTGGTCGGCACGACGTCCATCGAGAAGTCGGAATTCCTCGCCGGCCTGCTGCGCCAGGAAGTTCCGCACTCCGTCCTGAACGCCAAGCAGCACGAACGCGAAGCCGAGATCGTGCAATTCGCCGGCGAGCCGGGGCGGGTCACGATTGCGACAAACATGGCGGGTCGTGGCACCGACATCAAGCTCGGCGACGGTGTGACCGACAAAGGCGGTCTGCATATCATCGGCACCGAGCGCCACGAATCGCGCCGCATCGACAACCAGTTGCGTGGACGCGCTGGCCGCCAGGGCGACCCTGGGTCGAGCCGCTTCTTCCTGTCGCTCGAAGACGAATTGATGCGACGGTTCGGATCGGGCCGCGTCGCCGGGTTGATGGATCGGCTCGGTCTCGAAGACGATCAGCCAATCGAGCACAACATGATCTCGAAGTCGATCGAGAACGCCCAGACGAAGGTTGAGGGCCATAACTTCGACCTCCGCAAGCACGTTGTCGAGTACGACGACGTCATGAACAAGCACCGCGAGGTGATCTACGCCAATCGTCGCCGCATCCTGGAGGGCGAGAGTCTCCACGAGCGGATGTTGGAGATCATCGAGAATCAGGTTGCGATCGTCGTCGCTGCCCATGCGGAAGGCGACGAGATCGACGACGAGGCGATCATCCGCGGCTACCGCTCGATCGTTCCGATGACCTCATTGCGCATGCAGGACATCGATGGGCTGCCTATTGAGGACATCGAACAACGCCTGATTGACGATGCGCTCGCCCATTACGAAGCCAAGGAGCGCGACACCGGCGAAGAGATGATGCGTTACCTTGAGCGCGCCGTCATGCTTTCCGTCATCGACAAGCTCTGGCGTGAGCACCTGACGATCATGGATGACATGCGCCAGGGCATCGGTCTCCAGGCCTATGCGCAGAAGGATCCGCTCGTTGCCTACAAGAAGGAGGGCTTCGACATGTTCGAGCAGCTCCTGGCAAACATCGATTACGACACCGCGCACAAGATCTTCTACGCCAACATCCAGCGCGCACCAGTTCTCGCTCAACCACGCACGATGGTCACGAATCAGGAGTCGGATGGCAAGCCTCAGGCTGCCAGGAAGCGCACCAAAATTGGACGCAACGAGCCGTGCTATTGCGGCAGTGGCAAAAAGTTCAAGAACTGCCACGGCGCTCCGGCCGCTCAACGCGTCGGCTAA
- a CDS encoding M14 family metallopeptidase: MREEDLQRPELTSYLKYEEMVALLKNWADAYPRWISLTVIGHSAEGRELFVATVSDHESGKHGGVDKRPAIWVDANHHAGEVIGGAVALGTIWSLIQRSEAGENMLEDTTWYVQPRIAPDGVEVYLTTPHKLRSAPIDYPTAGPQSGLHPADIDGDGVITQMRVPDSDGEWRVSELDRRLMVRRMDEDDPDAVYYRLFPESELVGEASSPLTVAPARWGLDFNRSYPHNWQPDYKQQGAGPYPLYPPETRANVDWIVSHPNICLVVSYHTFGGFSFRLPSSQPAAAYRHNDLGGDYAVLCQRFTDMTGGPTIQSYDEEHQIARFGSLMDWAYNQHGLYGWVPELWDNWLAAGVDRRDDPDTFHGERDEEEQAALLAWNDAALGGEGFVDWHEFDHPELGPVEIGGWTYKYTHQNPPGSFVPPIAASHIRWTDHLASSLPRIDFSEVTTEEIGENLWRVTAEVTNQSFLPTNISQQAIDVRRADPVKIELRLATGEVLDGGRRSVGHLAGRGAASNRPWEDPKPSRNVARVSWIVKGSPSGTVVAWSNKTGTIESSLGATEQAV, encoded by the coding sequence ATGCGCGAAGAGGATTTGCAGCGACCCGAGCTCACCAGCTATCTCAAGTACGAGGAGATGGTTGCGCTCCTGAAGAACTGGGCTGACGCATACCCCCGCTGGATTTCGCTTACGGTCATTGGACATTCGGCGGAGGGGCGCGAACTGTTCGTGGCGACGGTCTCGGACCATGAGTCGGGAAAGCACGGTGGCGTCGACAAGCGCCCGGCGATCTGGGTCGATGCCAACCACCACGCCGGCGAAGTCATCGGCGGGGCCGTGGCGCTGGGGACCATCTGGTCACTTATCCAGCGGTCCGAAGCCGGCGAGAATATGCTGGAGGACACCACCTGGTACGTTCAACCGCGCATCGCGCCGGATGGCGTCGAGGTGTATCTGACCACACCGCACAAATTGCGATCTGCACCGATCGACTATCCAACTGCTGGTCCGCAATCCGGACTTCATCCGGCGGATATCGACGGCGACGGCGTGATCACGCAGATGCGCGTGCCCGACAGCGATGGCGAGTGGCGTGTTTCCGAGCTGGATCGACGATTGATGGTCCGTCGGATGGATGAAGACGATCCTGACGCTGTGTACTATCGGCTGTTTCCCGAGTCTGAACTGGTTGGCGAGGCGTCATCACCATTGACTGTGGCACCGGCTCGTTGGGGGCTGGACTTCAATCGGTCATATCCGCATAACTGGCAGCCAGACTACAAGCAGCAGGGTGCCGGGCCATACCCGCTCTATCCGCCGGAGACGCGCGCGAACGTTGACTGGATCGTGAGCCATCCGAATATTTGCCTCGTCGTCTCGTATCACACATTTGGCGGCTTCTCGTTTCGGCTGCCGTCCAGTCAGCCGGCAGCAGCGTATCGACATAACGATCTCGGCGGTGATTACGCGGTCCTCTGCCAGCGCTTCACCGACATGACTGGCGGGCCGACGATCCAGTCGTACGATGAGGAGCACCAGATTGCTCGCTTCGGCTCATTGATGGACTGGGCCTATAACCAGCACGGCTTGTATGGGTGGGTTCCTGAATTGTGGGACAACTGGCTGGCGGCTGGTGTTGATCGACGCGATGACCCAGACACTTTCCATGGAGAGCGTGACGAAGAGGAGCAAGCGGCGTTATTGGCCTGGAACGATGCGGCTCTTGGCGGCGAGGGTTTCGTCGATTGGCATGAATTCGATCACCCAGAGTTGGGGCCGGTGGAGATTGGCGGCTGGACCTACAAGTACACGCATCAAAATCCTCCCGGCTCATTCGTTCCACCCATCGCCGCATCCCACATTCGCTGGACCGATCATCTGGCGTCGTCACTCCCGCGCATCGATTTCAGTGAAGTGACGACCGAAGAGATTGGCGAGAATCTCTGGCGGGTGACGGCAGAAGTAACGAACCAGTCTTTTCTACCGACCAACATCTCGCAGCAGGCCATTGACGTCCGGCGCGCAGATCCGGTGAAGATCGAACTGCGGCTGGCAACCGGTGAAGTGCTGGATGGTGGACGGCGCAGTGTTGGCCACCTTGCCGGGCGCGGAGCAGCGTCGAATCGTCCGTGGGAGGATCCGAAGCCGTCACGAAACGTGGCCAGAGTCTCGTGGATAGTGAAGGGCAGCCCGTCAGGAACCGTTGTGGCGTGGTCGAACAAGACCGGAACGATCGAGAGTAGCCTCGGTGCAACAGAGCAAGCTGTTTGA
- a CDS encoding MGMT family protein has protein sequence MQQSKLFDGGEEPEKVKRLEDDPSFPSRVYRLALQIPSGKVTTYGTIAAVLGDRRGARMVGWAMSSCPPEVSEIAHRVVNRYGELSGGWAWGHPDVMRQLLIDEGVTFVGEYQVDLDKHLWIPPMEDSDEPPDV, from the coding sequence GTGCAACAGAGCAAGCTGTTTGACGGCGGCGAAGAGCCGGAAAAGGTAAAGCGACTGGAAGACGATCCGAGCTTTCCGAGCAGGGTCTATCGACTGGCGCTCCAGATTCCGAGCGGGAAAGTGACGACCTACGGCACGATCGCGGCGGTCCTGGGCGACCGCCGTGGTGCCCGCATGGTTGGCTGGGCGATGTCGAGCTGTCCGCCCGAAGTGTCGGAGATCGCGCATCGCGTGGTCAATCGCTACGGTGAGCTCAGCGGCGGCTGGGCATGGGGGCATCCGGATGTCATGCGGCAGCTGCTCATTGATGAGGGCGTCACGTTTGTCGGTGAGTACCAGGTCGACCTGGACAAGCACCTGTGGATACCACCGATGGAGGACTCCGACGAGCCGCCGGATGTCTGA
- a CDS encoding M20 family metallopeptidase, translating into MAIPGDRVAAAAEERVDQTLALLKTLVELESPSSEKAAVDKLIDWLQAEIERRGGSIERLPQSDWGDLIVARFDGSRDGQLQVMTHIDTVWPIGTIDRLPWRQDGDKIHGPGIYDMKASAAMMLTALDILHDLNATHRTIVWTINTEEEVGSPVSRPVLESVASESTCVLCLEPPVPPDGALKTERKGVGMFTMEIEGRAAHAGADHQSGVSAVEELARQIQRLHALTDYGKGTTVNVGVAEGGTKRNVVAAYARAEIDLRVTSLAEADRVVPQVLDSTSLVGGTTVRINGDMNRPPMERTDAIIAAFERAREIGQSIGQELKEASTGGGSDGNFTAAIGATTLDGLGCPGDGGHADTEHILRSAIGPRTALITALLAGL; encoded by the coding sequence GTGGCTATTCCCGGAGACCGCGTTGCGGCTGCGGCGGAAGAACGCGTCGATCAAACGCTCGCGCTCCTGAAGACGCTCGTCGAGCTCGAGTCGCCTTCGAGTGAGAAGGCTGCGGTCGACAAGCTCATTGACTGGCTGCAGGCAGAGATCGAACGACGCGGCGGTTCCATTGAACGTTTGCCACAAAGCGACTGGGGTGACTTGATCGTCGCCCGGTTCGACGGAAGCCGCGACGGCCAACTGCAAGTCATGACGCACATCGACACGGTCTGGCCGATCGGCACGATCGATCGACTGCCCTGGCGGCAGGACGGCGACAAGATCCACGGACCGGGCATTTACGACATGAAGGCATCCGCCGCAATGATGCTGACGGCGCTGGACATCCTTCACGATCTGAATGCCACACATCGCACAATCGTCTGGACAATCAACACCGAAGAAGAGGTCGGCTCGCCAGTGTCGCGACCGGTGCTCGAATCGGTTGCGAGCGAATCGACGTGCGTGCTGTGCCTGGAGCCGCCGGTGCCGCCCGACGGTGCGCTCAAGACCGAGCGCAAGGGCGTCGGGATGTTCACGATGGAGATTGAGGGTCGCGCGGCACACGCGGGAGCCGACCATCAGTCGGGCGTTAGCGCCGTCGAGGAGCTCGCGCGGCAGATCCAGCGATTGCACGCGCTGACGGACTATGGCAAAGGGACGACCGTCAACGTCGGCGTGGCAGAGGGCGGAACGAAGCGCAACGTCGTTGCTGCCTATGCGCGCGCAGAGATCGATCTAAGGGTCACGTCGTTGGCCGAGGCAGATCGAGTAGTGCCGCAAGTTCTTGATTCGACATCACTCGTCGGCGGAACGACGGTGCGCATCAATGGCGATATGAACCGCCCGCCGATGGAGCGGACCGACGCGATTATTGCAGCGTTCGAGCGCGCTCGTGAGATTGGCCAATCGATCGGGCAGGAGCTCAAGGAAGCGTCGACCGGCGGTGGTTCGGATGGAAACTTCACCGCTGCGATCGGCGCGACGACGCTGGACGGGCTTGGATGCCCGGGTGATGGTGGTCATGCCGACACGGAGCATATCCTTCGATCGGCGATCGGACCGCGCACCGCATTGATCACCGCGTTACTGGCCGGCCTGTAG